A genomic window from Megalobrama amblycephala isolate DHTTF-2021 linkage group LG2, ASM1881202v1, whole genome shotgun sequence includes:
- the LOC125262665 gene encoding LOW QUALITY PROTEIN: uncharacterized protein LOC125262665 (The sequence of the model RefSeq protein was modified relative to this genomic sequence to represent the inferred CDS: inserted 2 bases in 1 codon), whose protein sequence is MVKVLLPEGTGRRARFEGCLASVGLNPFLLSVHYGAKQAQRGDGGVEKSHPFSILNLSEIKPHVVLQLVSGQHVISLFRRQRDRVIARVCTLRTERPAKQDQPNETMPLVPDEEPRDGKDMRAWGGPLQGSAFIAMWAAGVQKSSRHMATGEITESACLLKHYCSAARLVQQQEERLEVSVFFRALGLLNIRSISSKALIVNEIITDNKLDLLCLTETWLKPDDYITLNESSPQGYDYRHNPRQKGKGGGVAVIYSNIFRIIQKNFKYNSFEVMVLYVTLCKLTFVLATVYRPPGDHTDFIKEFADFLLELVLAADKVLVVGDFNIHVDNNKDAFGLAFADILNSIGVRQHVSGPTHCHNHTLDLILSHGIDIDAVEILQQSDDISDHYLDAVAPLRLKKIKETNPTPWYDEHTRALKRAVRKTERSWKKTKLEVFRLSWKEKMIEYRTAIRNARSTYFSNLLIENKHNPRYLFDTVAKLTRNRDSTADVSIEHSSNDFMNFFTCKIDNIREKIKNMQPSTVSLQTVHCSVPEVKLESFAAIGEEELSKLIKSSKSTTCMLDPMPTKLLKEMLPEVVGPLLDIINSSLTLGYVPKTFKQAIIKPYIXKPQLDPRDLVNYRPISNLPFLSKILEKAVSTQLCSFLERNGICEDFQSGFRPYHSTETALVRVTNDLLLSSDRGCISLLVLLDLSAAFDTIDHNILLKRLENYIGISGIALAWFKSYLSDRYQSVVVNEEMSYRSQVQYGVPQGSVLGPLLFTLYMLPLGEIIRKHGVSFHCYADDTQLYISSRPDETYKFTKLTECIADIKNWMTRNFLLLNSEKTDILIFGPKTSSRKNLEYSLTLDGCSIKPSSSVRNLGVLFDTNLSFESHVSSICKTAFFHLKNISKLRHMLSMTNAEQLVHAFMTSRLDYCNAQLGGCSARLLNRLQLVQNAAARVLTRTRKYDHISPVLSTLHWLPIKHRIDFKILLLTYKALNGLAPQYLSELLMHYSPSRLLRSQNSGQLIIPRISKSTEGGRSFSYLAPKLWNNLPSIVREADTLCQFKSRLKTH, encoded by the exons ATGGTTAAAGTACTACTTCCAGAGGGGACTGGAAGACGGGCACGCTTTGAGGGTTGTCTGGCCTCAGTGGGACTTAACCCTTTCCTCCTCT CTGTCCACTACGGAGCCAAACAGGCCCAACGGGGAGATGGGGGTGTCGAGAAGAGCCATCCTTTCAGCATCCTTAATCTCAGTGAGATTAAGCCACATGTGGTGCTCCAGCTAGTGTCGGGTCAGCACGTCATCAGTCTCTTTAGGAGGCAGAGGGACAGAGTCATCGCCAGAGTTTGCACTCTTCGCACTGAGAGGCCCGCCAAACAAGACCAGCCAAATGAGACCATGCCACTTGTGCCAGATGAGGAGC CTCGAGATGGGAAGGACATGAGGGCGTGGGGTGGACCATTGCAAGGCTCAGCTTTTATCGCCATGTGGGCAGCTGGAGTCCAAAAGAG CAGTCGCCATATGGCCACAGGGGAGATCACTGAATCAGCTTGCTTGCTGAAGCATTATTGTTCCGCTGCAAGGCTCGTTCAACAGCAAGAAGAGCGGTTAGAGGTTTCAGTCTTCTTCAGAGCA cttgggttactgaatattagatctatttcttcaaaagcacttattgtaaatgaaattatcacagacaataaactagacttgctgtgtttgacagaaacctggctaaaaccagacgattacattactttaaatgaatctagtcctcaaggttatgattatcgacacaatcctcgacagaaaggcaaagggggaggtgttgctgtaatttatagtaatatattcagaatcattcaaaagaatttcaaatataactcctttgaagtgatggtgctttatgtaacattatgtaagttgacatttgtgctggctactgtatacaggccaccaggagaccatactgactttatcaaagaatttgctgattttctattagagttagtactggctgcggataaagtccttgttgttggtgattttaatatccatgtagataataataaagacgcatttggattggcatttgcagacattttaaactctattggagttagacaacacgtgtcaggacccactcattgtcataatcataccttagatctaatactgtcgcatggaattgatattgatgctgttgaaattctacagcagagcgatgatatatcagatcattattta gatgcagtcgctcctttacgtctaaagaagattaaggaaactaatccaacgccgtggtatgatgagcacactcgggctctaaaacgagcagttagaaaaactgaacgtagttggaagaaaacaaaactagaagtttttcgcctttcgtggaaagaaaaaatgattgagtacagaacggctataagaaatgctagatctacttatttttcaaatctcttaatagaaaacaaacataatcctaggtatttatttgacacagtggctaaattaactagaaacagagattcaactgctgacgtttccatagagcacagcagtaatgactttatgaacttctttacttgcaagattgataatattagagagaaaattaaaaacatgcaaccgtccacagtttcgcttcagacagtgcactgtagtgtccctgaggtaaaactagaatcattcgccgctataggagaggaagaattatctaaacttatcaaatcatcaaaatcaacgacatgtatgttagacccaatgccgactaaactactgaaagaaatgcttccagaggtcgtaggtccacttcttgatataattaattcatccttaacactaggatacgtgccaaaaacctttaagcaggctattattaaaccttatat aaaacctcaactagatccgagagatttagtaaattacaggccaatctcgaatctaccttttctgtcaaagatactagaaaaggcagtttcaacacaactgtgctcctttttagaaagaaatggaatctgtgaggatttccagtcaggatttagaccataccatagtactgagactgctctcgttagagttacaaatgatctactcttatcatccgatcgtggctgtatttctctattagtgttattagatctcagtgctgcttttgacactatcgatcacaacattcttttaaaaagacttgaaaactatattggcattagtggaattgctttggcatggttcaaatcgtacttatctgaccgttatcagtctgtagtagttaatgaagagatgtcgtatcgctcacaagttcaatatggagtaccacaaggctcagtactaggaccgttgcttttcactctgtacatgctgcccttaggagagataattaggaagcatggtgttagttttcactgctacgctgatgatactcagctctatatttcctcgcgccctgacgaaacctacaaattcacaaaactaacagaatgcatagctgacattaaaaactggatgacaagaaatttcttattattaaattcagaaaaaactgatatcctaatctttggaccaaaaacttcctcacgaaaaaaccttgaatactccctaacgcttgacgggtgctccattaaaccttcgtcctcagttaggaacctgggtgtgctcttcgataccaatctttcatttgaaagtcatgtttctagtatctgtaaaaccgccttcttccatctaaaaaatatatctaaattacgacatatgctctcaatgacaaatgcggaacagttggttcatgcattcatgacctcaagactagattattgtaacgctcaactgggtggttgttctgctcggcttttaaacagactacagttggtccaaaatgcggcagctagagttcttactagaaccagaaagtatgaccatattagtccagttctgtcaacattacattggctccctattaaacatcgtatagattttaaaatcttgctacttacttataaagctctaaatggtttagctccccagtacctaagtgagctcttaatgcattatagtccttcacgtttattgcgatctcagaattcaggccagttgataatacccagaatatcaaaatcaactgaaggcggcagatccttttcctatttagcacctaaactctggaacaatcttcctagcattgttcgggaagcagacacactctgtcagtttaaatctagactaaaaacacat